The DNA region CTAACCCCGACATCCGCACCACTACTGACCTCAGCCTTTTTAAAACGAAGCTTAaacccacttttttaaattagcatttaattctaACTAGGGCAATACTGTCTCTTAGGTTCCTCCTTCTGCCTGCTCCTTTCTATGCATTTCTGGAAGGCTTTTAATGTCCTGCAACACTGCACCACTACAGCGCTTTTAATtgtatctgtatgttttgtatgtgttatgtattgttttatggctttgttgtaaagcactttgggtacCTTTCGGCTATTGTaaagggctatacaaataaGCTTGATTGACTAATGCTAACACCGCGGtagcttaaaaaaacagtagttcCTGCCTGGCTGGGTTCAAaacagttggaaatctgaaTGTTTTAGCTCACTGGGATTTGTCTAAATATGTTTAACCTCATAATTTGCAAGTCTGGGCAGGTTTAACTTGAAAATCAGACTTATCGGATGGTACTGGCTATAACATTATAGTtatgacagaaaacacagaaaagcattATAGGGTACCTTCAAAGAAATGTttggaatgaaatgatttagATTTACTCTCATGTTCTTCTCAGCCCTGTGGATGGTGTACATGACTGTGGATCCTTCCTACAATCCTTCATATAGCACCTACCCCCTCACCATCTTCACCGAGTTCGTGGTCAACTTTGGCCTCGTAAATATGCCGGTGGACTTTACCCAACTCAACCCCACGATCATCTACCTGGTGTACATCGCCTACTCTATCATCGCCTTCATCCTTCTGATGAATCTGCTGATAGCCATGATGAGTGACACGCAATGGAGGGTGGCCCAGGAGAGAGACGAGCTGTGGAGGACTCAggtacacgcacgcacacacatacagtttgGAGACAGAGCggtctagataaaagagacttcagatacagtattagggaccactaagggtatataaaagagacttcagatacagtattagggaccactaaggtctatataaaagagacttcagatacagtattagggaacactaaggtctatataaagagacttcagatacagtattagggaacactaaggtctatataaaagaaactccagatacagtattagggaccactaagggtatataaaagagacttcagacacagtattaggggaccacgaaggtctatataaaagaaactccagatacagtattagggaccactaaggtctatataaaagaaactccagatacagtattagggaccactaagggtatataaaagagacttcagacacagtattaggggaccacgaaggtctatataaaagaaactccagatacagtattagggaccactaaggtctatataaaagaaactccagatacagtattagggaccactaaggtttatataaagagacttcagatacagtattaggggaccactaaggtctgtataaaagagatttcagatacagtattaggggaccattaaggccTATTTAAAACCATCCAAAgagcacaacacaacaaaaacctacctctttatatatttttataggGACTTTAGAGACTcttagatatactgtatgtacataaatgtattaattgaaCTGCTTTTGCATGAAATGACTCTTAGCTTTTTCAGGAGAGGGGCTttaagagacaggcgctaaaacggagtgtttcagacagaggagGAACACAGGTACCTTCAGACAGACCGTATGAGATGAACTGTGTATtctgaacattaaagcatgttaaCTTGCTCTACTAGAAACCCAAAATATAGTTATGACTTGAGAATGAGCATGATATGGTACCTTTAAAATGCGCTCTGTCTTTGAGGACTTGCATCTAAAGACACATACACATCATCATGTCCCTGTGCATTTGCTGTGTCATGGTAACGAGCTGTGTGGATGTTGTGAAGGTGGTAGCTACGACTCTGATGCTGGAGAGGCGGCTGCCCCGCCGCCTGTGGCCCCGACTCGGTATGTGTGGGCTCAGCTACGGCCTGAGGGATTGCTGGTATCTCAGGTAAGAAcagaaacacataaacacacaatgaACATCCAGTAACAAGGCATGAAACATATACAGACATTCTCTCATGTAATGCGTTCAATAAGGAGCCCCCCCAAACATTTTTAGGTTTGCTCCTTTCCTGGTCTTAAGACAAAGTGTGGGGGTTGCAGTGGAT from Etheostoma spectabile isolate EspeVRDwgs_2016 unplaced genomic scaffold, UIUC_Espe_1.0 scaffold00005242, whole genome shotgun sequence includes:
- the LOC116677485 gene encoding transient receptor potential cation channel subfamily V member 5 translates to MFFSALWMVYMTVDPSYNPSYSTYPLTIFTEFVVNFGLVNMPVDFTQLNPTIIYLVYIAYSIIAFILLMNLLIAMMSDTQWRVAQERDELWRTQVVATTLMLERRLPRRLWPRLGMCGLSYGLRDCWYLRVQTDQNQNQNQMVENQTKSPYQILQNQDQNQALQTQELQLMRAELQQLRTLIQKLVQNRTRTDSCSQIV